One Pseudofrancisella aestuarii genomic region harbors:
- the bcp gene encoding thioredoxin-dependent thiol peroxidase, giving the protein MKTLEQGQIAPNFKLENQNNEQVSLSDFKGKKNVLIYFYPKAMTPGCTVQSIGLSGISKKLEKLNTVVLGISPDDTKRLKKFEERDNLSIQLLSDEDHKVAELYGVWGEKKFMGKVYDGIHRISFFINKEGKIQHVFDKFKTKDHHEIVLDYIENL; this is encoded by the coding sequence ATGAAAACACTAGAACAAGGGCAGATAGCTCCAAATTTTAAACTAGAAAATCAAAATAATGAACAAGTATCACTTAGTGATTTTAAAGGTAAAAAGAATGTCTTAATTTACTTCTACCCAAAAGCTATGACTCCTGGTTGTACGGTGCAATCTATAGGTTTAAGTGGTATCAGTAAGAAGCTAGAAAAGCTTAATACAGTAGTTCTTGGAATTAGTCCCGATGATACAAAGCGCTTAAAAAAGTTTGAAGAAAGAGATAACTTATCAATACAACTTCTAAGTGATGAAGATCATAAAGTGGCTGAGCTATATGGTGTATGGGGTGAGAAGAAGTTTATGGGTAAAGTGTATGATGGTATCCATAGAATCAGCTTTTTTATTAATAAAGAAGGTAAAATACAACATGTGTTTGATAAGTTTAAAACCAAAGATCATCATGAGATTGTATTAGACTATATTGAAAACTTATAA
- a CDS encoding FAD/NAD(P)-binding protein: MIYPQDAYLPHEAEIIEFIQDAPDIFTLRLQFVDEDLRKTYQFQPGQFNMLYLYGVGEVAISIVNDRDFKTDVFEHTIQVVGRVTKGMAKLKAGERIGVRGPYGSSWPVEQAKGKDVVIMTGGLGNAPLVAATEEILKDRNAYGKVYVVQGIRHSDGLIYQDKYTRWNNQPNTEVLLAATEGEAHGPWKWYKGFVTAAVEDLNLDYKNTYVMSVGPEIMMKNVAKSFADVGVPEEQIFVSLERSMKCAIGHCGHCQMGKEFVCKDGAVYAYPAVKELLSIKGV, from the coding sequence ATGATTTATCCGCAAGATGCATATCTACCACATGAGGCAGAAATTATAGAATTTATCCAAGATGCGCCAGATATTTTTACATTAAGGTTGCAGTTTGTTGATGAAGATTTGCGTAAAACTTATCAGTTTCAACCAGGTCAATTTAATATGCTCTATTTGTATGGGGTAGGAGAAGTAGCGATCTCAATAGTAAATGATAGAGATTTTAAAACTGATGTCTTTGAACATACTATACAGGTTGTTGGTCGAGTTACAAAAGGCATGGCTAAGCTAAAAGCTGGTGAAAGGATTGGTGTGAGAGGCCCTTATGGTAGCTCTTGGCCAGTTGAACAAGCAAAAGGTAAAGATGTAGTAATCATGACAGGCGGTTTAGGAAATGCGCCACTAGTTGCCGCTACTGAAGAGATATTAAAAGATCGTAATGCTTATGGTAAAGTCTATGTGGTGCAAGGGATTCGCCATTCGGATGGACTAATTTATCAAGATAAATATACACGTTGGAATAATCAGCCAAATACAGAAGTTCTATTAGCAGCAACAGAGGGCGAAGCTCATGGTCCATGGAAATGGTATAAGGGTTTTGTTACAGCAGCAGTAGAGGATCTAAATCTAGATTATAAAAACACTTATGTTATGAGTGTTGGTCCTGAGATTATGATGAAAAATGTAGCCAAATCATTCGCTGATGTAGGAGTTCCTGAGGAGCAAATATTTGTTAGCTTAGAAAGAAGTATGAAATGTGCTATAGGTCATTGTGGTCATTGCCAAATGGGTAAAGAGTTTGTGTGTAAAGATGGTGCGGTATATGCATATCCTGCTGTTAAAGAATTATTATCAATAAAAGGAGTGTAG
- the hypF gene encoding carbamoyltransferase HypF, whose amino-acid sequence MSYVTKILVNGIVQGVGFRPFIYALAKERGLNGSVQNTPNGVEIVLQCDEQDADSFINEMKAKLPPLANIETIEKIVCQTENNFTDFNILETQQGSSATRIPADTAICDSCLDDIFNPQSRYYLYPYTSCTHCGPRYSVIEDLPYDRANTTYIDFPLCNDCQKAYSNPLDRRFHAQAIACQKCGPELSSSFADIALAMNSSKIVALKSQNGFRLVVNAFDNEAVQNLRLRKHRPNKPFALMALNTESIKKYVYVNEVEQELLESQERPIVILEDKKSSKLSEQIAPNLNKLGFMLPATGMDYLLFYNLLGRPKGVDWLKEANNIVLVVTSANISGDSIIAENEEAIEKLKNIADVIVTDNRRIAMKSDDSVLHVISDKPLMIRRARGFVPKAIKLAENLDNVLATGTFLKNTFCLINGSQAYLSQYIGDMASQDNIDYYHEVLTHYQKLFNTDIKAMACDMHPDIYTSQFAQNFDLPIYKIQHHQAHLAAVIAEHGLQGQAIGLVLDGFGLGEDGVARGGELYSCDIDNINFKRVGELAPVPYLGGDNVAKEPWRIALALCKFYNISIPTSIKKYKGSEALEKALVSNDSLPVTTSMGRIFDAVSSLLDICHINTYEAEAAMRLEALASEPVCRKELVSITKDNKLDLSLLIKEVLQVGDKAQASDLWHGTLALAMAEWIGRASDEQRTSTVILSGGCFQNKILLSQVIKYLKLLNLKVYISEKVPVNDGGVSLGQAWLAAKLLQKENKLCA is encoded by the coding sequence ATGAGCTATGTTACAAAAATTCTTGTCAACGGTATAGTCCAAGGGGTTGGATTTAGACCCTTTATATATGCTTTAGCTAAAGAACGAGGATTAAATGGCTCTGTGCAAAATACTCCAAATGGTGTCGAGATAGTTCTACAATGTGATGAGCAGGATGCAGATAGCTTTATAAATGAAATGAAAGCTAAACTACCGCCTCTAGCTAATATAGAAACTATTGAGAAGATAGTTTGCCAAACTGAGAATAATTTTACAGATTTTAATATTTTAGAAACTCAGCAAGGTAGCTCTGCTACTAGAATACCTGCTGATACAGCTATTTGTGATTCGTGTTTAGATGATATTTTTAATCCGCAAAGTCGCTATTACTTATATCCATATACAAGCTGCACTCATTGTGGCCCAAGATATAGCGTTATCGAAGATTTACCATACGATAGAGCAAATACTACTTATATTGATTTCCCACTTTGTAATGACTGTCAAAAAGCTTATAGCAATCCTTTAGATAGGAGGTTTCATGCTCAAGCGATAGCATGTCAAAAGTGTGGGCCTGAATTATCAAGCTCATTTGCTGATATTGCATTGGCAATGAACTCATCAAAAATAGTGGCTTTAAAAAGTCAAAATGGTTTTCGCTTAGTAGTGAATGCTTTTGATAATGAGGCTGTACAAAATTTAAGGTTGAGAAAACATCGACCAAATAAGCCTTTTGCTCTGATGGCTTTAAATACTGAGAGTATAAAGAAATATGTTTATGTTAATGAAGTTGAGCAGGAATTATTAGAATCCCAAGAAAGACCTATTGTTATATTAGAGGATAAAAAGAGTTCTAAACTTAGTGAGCAGATAGCGCCAAATCTAAATAAACTTGGGTTTATGCTGCCAGCAACAGGGATGGATTATTTACTTTTTTATAATCTTCTAGGTAGACCCAAAGGCGTTGATTGGTTAAAAGAGGCAAATAATATAGTCCTTGTGGTTACTAGTGCTAATATCTCAGGTGATAGTATTATTGCTGAAAATGAAGAAGCTATAGAAAAGCTGAAAAATATAGCGGATGTTATAGTTACGGATAACCGTAGAATAGCTATGAAAAGTGATGATAGCGTATTACATGTAATATCTGATAAGCCTTTGATGATTAGGCGAGCGAGAGGGTTTGTTCCAAAAGCCATAAAGCTAGCAGAAAACTTAGATAATGTTTTAGCAACTGGGACATTCTTAAAAAATACTTTTTGTTTGATTAATGGTTCACAAGCTTATTTATCGCAATATATCGGAGATATGGCCAGTCAAGACAATATAGATTATTATCATGAGGTTTTAACGCATTATCAGAAGCTATTTAATACAGATATAAAAGCTATGGCTTGTGATATGCATCCTGATATTTATACATCTCAATTTGCTCAAAACTTTGATTTACCGATATATAAAATACAGCATCACCAAGCTCATTTAGCAGCAGTAATAGCGGAGCATGGCTTACAAGGTCAGGCAATAGGTTTAGTTTTAGATGGTTTTGGCTTGGGTGAGGATGGTGTTGCTAGAGGTGGAGAGTTATATTCTTGTGATATTGATAATATAAATTTCAAAAGAGTGGGTGAGTTAGCACCTGTACCATATTTAGGTGGAGATAATGTAGCAAAAGAGCCGTGGAGAATAGCTTTAGCGTTGTGTAAGTTTTATAATATAAGTATACCCACTAGCATTAAAAAGTATAAAGGTTCAGAAGCCTTGGAAAAAGCCCTTGTTAGTAATGATAGCTTACCGGTAACTACAAGTATGGGGCGCATTTTTGATGCTGTATCTAGCCTATTAGATATTTGTCATATAAATACTTATGAAGCAGAGGCAGCAATGCGCTTGGAAGCATTAGCATCAGAGCCTGTATGTAGAAAAGAGTTAGTTAGTATAACTAAGGATAATAAACTGGATTTATCCCTTTTAATAAAAGAAGTTTTACAGGTGGGAGACAAAGCTCAGGCGAGTGATTTATGGCATGGGACATTGGCGCTTGCTATGGCTGAATGGATAGGTAGAGCTAGTGATGAGCAGAGAACATCTACAGTAATTTTAAGTGGTGGATGTTTTCAAAATAAAATATTGTTGAGCCAAGTAATAAAATATCTAAAGCTACTGAATTTAAAGGTCTACATATCTGAAAAAGTACCAGTTAATGACGGTGGAGTTAGTTTAGGGCAAGCATGGTTGGCAGCTAAACTTTTACAAAAGGAAAACAAATTATGTGCTTAG
- a CDS encoding HoxN/HupN/NixA family nickel/cobalt transporter has product MISKMSTKLFFVLISLIGVVFLFAVSSNVGILGTIAIAFMLGLRHGFDADHIVAIDNVTRQLVNENKASFKTGLFFALGHSTIVFLLTLFIALGFSFSHMENASFLNIGAVFGTLMSVCFLFITGSMSLISLTKLISADSSEVHGHQHQATSLLSKLFRPVVKTIDRPYKMYFVGFLFGLGFDTATEVALLGMAAVSAINNLSIWYIMLLPIAFATGMIIVDSVDAAMMSKVLNLNIKENKYKHYNIIVLCIVVVAAYVIASVEMFSLFSVDSVKMNEILGFFDENSSAIGLSIVIIFLILFFMKMSYQKVKR; this is encoded by the coding sequence ATGATTTCTAAGATGTCGACAAAGCTGTTTTTTGTTTTAATATCTTTAATAGGGGTGGTTTTCTTATTTGCTGTTTCTAGTAATGTAGGTATTTTAGGAACAATAGCTATCGCTTTTATGCTAGGTCTAAGGCACGGTTTTGATGCAGATCACATAGTGGCTATAGATAATGTGACTAGGCAGCTGGTTAATGAGAATAAAGCTAGTTTTAAGACGGGACTGTTTTTTGCTCTTGGTCACTCAACAATAGTTTTCTTGTTAACACTATTTATAGCTTTAGGTTTTAGTTTTTCTCATATGGAAAATGCTAGCTTTTTAAATATTGGGGCTGTATTTGGTACTCTCATGTCTGTTTGCTTTTTGTTTATAACAGGTAGTATGAGTCTTATTTCTTTGACAAAATTGATTTCTGCAGACTCATCAGAAGTTCACGGACATCAGCATCAGGCAACATCTTTATTATCTAAATTATTTAGACCCGTTGTCAAAACTATTGATAGACCATATAAGATGTATTTTGTTGGATTTTTATTTGGCTTAGGGTTTGATACAGCAACAGAAGTTGCTCTTTTGGGTATGGCAGCGGTTAGTGCAATTAATAATTTATCTATATGGTATATTATGCTTTTACCTATAGCTTTTGCTACGGGAATGATTATTGTTGATTCAGTGGATGCAGCGATGATGTCAAAAGTTTTGAACTTAAATATCAAAGAGAATAAATATAAGCATTATAACATTATCGTTCTATGTATAGTTGTTGTGGCAGCTTATGTTATTGCATCAGTAGAAATGTTTAGCTTATTTAGTGTCGATTCTGTAAAAATGAATGAGATCTTAGGTTTCTTTGATGAAAACTCTTCAGCTATAGGTTTATCAATAGTAATTATATTCTTAATTTTGTTCTTCATGAAAATGAGTTATCAAAAGGTTAAACGCTAG
- a CDS encoding HypC/HybG/HupF family hydrogenase formation chaperone, whose protein sequence is MCLAIPAKIIELKEDNKATVNVGGVHKEISLAIMPEKVDIGDFVIMHVGFALSKLDQEVARQTLADFEEMLAKE, encoded by the coding sequence ATGTGCTTAGCGATTCCAGCAAAGATTATAGAGCTTAAAGAAGATAATAAAGCTACGGTAAACGTTGGTGGGGTGCATAAAGAAATCTCACTAGCCATAATGCCAGAGAAAGTAGATATAGGCGACTTTGTGATTATGCATGTTGGTTTTGCTTTAAGTAAATTAGACCAAGAAGTTGCAAGGCAAACATTGGCTGACTTTGAAGAAATGCTTGCTAAGGAGTAG
- a CDS encoding Ni/Fe hydrogenase subunit alpha, which translates to MSQETIIEVPILARVEGEGALDLRIKDGKVDKCELRVYEPPRYFEKFLEGREPNAVIDAVARICGICPLAYQAGFSRAYERAFDITLTPWIEEMRLLMFLGEWIESHYLHVHLLAAPDFLGYRSAIEMAKDYPLEVTRGVKLQHLGNEILKLLGGRSVHPNGMKVGGFYKAPLVKDVKALIPKLQDALKDAKDIINWVSTLDFPEQEIPFKMVSLRHESEYPVFSNYVTTSDGEYFHIDDYDDHFREFHAPQSTALHSTTHDGQPILLGPLSRLNLNFDRLPKEIQDIANATGVKWPSRNMFHSVIARSIEGYWAIQRALKICENYTYPEKPDVEYTTKAADAWGAVEAPRGIQIDHIKVDENGLAEKIRISAPTSQNLPCMEANLVMSLEAFGLDKPKDELRLHAEMVVRNYDPCISCSAHFLTLNLEEV; encoded by the coding sequence ATGTCACAAGAAACTATAATTGAAGTCCCTATATTGGCTCGTGTAGAGGGAGAAGGTGCTTTAGATTTAAGAATTAAAGACGGTAAAGTTGATAAATGCGAATTGAGAGTTTATGAGCCGCCTCGCTATTTTGAAAAATTCCTAGAAGGAAGAGAGCCAAATGCTGTGATCGATGCGGTGGCTCGTATATGTGGTATATGCCCTTTAGCATACCAAGCAGGGTTTTCTAGAGCTTATGAAAGAGCTTTTGATATTACATTGACTCCGTGGATTGAGGAAATGAGACTTTTAATGTTTTTAGGTGAATGGATAGAGTCTCATTATTTGCATGTCCACCTTTTAGCAGCTCCTGATTTTTTAGGATATAGATCAGCAATTGAAATGGCTAAAGACTATCCATTAGAGGTTACACGAGGTGTGAAACTACAACATTTAGGTAATGAAATTCTTAAACTTTTAGGTGGACGTTCTGTACATCCAAATGGTATGAAAGTTGGTGGATTTTATAAAGCTCCATTAGTTAAAGATGTAAAGGCTTTAATACCAAAATTACAAGATGCTTTAAAAGATGCTAAGGATATTATTAATTGGGTTTCTACACTAGATTTTCCAGAGCAAGAGATACCTTTTAAAATGGTAAGTCTAAGACATGAGTCAGAGTATCCAGTATTTTCTAATTATGTGACAACAAGTGATGGTGAATATTTCCATATAGATGATTATGATGATCATTTTAGAGAGTTTCATGCGCCTCAATCTACTGCATTACATTCAACAACTCATGATGGTCAGCCAATATTGCTTGGCCCACTGTCTAGATTAAATCTTAATTTTGATAGACTTCCAAAAGAGATCCAAGATATCGCAAATGCAACAGGTGTGAAGTGGCCAAGTAGAAATATGTTTCATTCTGTAATCGCAAGATCTATAGAGGGGTATTGGGCAATTCAAAGAGCGCTTAAAATCTGTGAGAACTATACATATCCAGAAAAGCCAGATGTTGAGTATACTACAAAAGCAGCTGATGCTTGGGGTGCTGTTGAGGCTCCTAGAGGAATACAAATAGATCATATAAAAGTTGATGAAAATGGCTTAGCTGAGAAGATTAGAATTTCTGCGCCAACTTCACAGAACTTACCTTGTATGGAAGCAAACTTAGTTATGTCTCTAGAAGCTTTTGGTTTAGATAAGCCAAAAGATGAGTTAAGGCTACATGCTGAGATGGTTGTACGAAATTATGATCCTTGTATTTCTTGTTCAGCGCATTTTCTAACTTTAAATCTTGAAGAGGTTTAA
- a CDS encoding sulfhydrogenase subunit delta: MSAQDKLATISPRPKIAVHKFSSCDGCQLALLNDAGSVLVLSQMVDIVHFAEAGPLDEFADVDIAFIEGSVNTKHDIHRLEKIREKSKYLVCIGACALTGGVQSLRNYTDAKELLRWQHDVYPQATQVIIDEDLPTAKAIKEYVNVDFEISGCPINTAQILKAIRQLLFGVEPEKVVDPVCTTCKHAGVACVMVTKGEPCLGPVTADGCDAICPKLGRACYGCYGTSKYGNLKAMTSKLKELGLSDKQIQDKYRFINSQAELFKGV, from the coding sequence ATGTCAGCTCAAGATAAATTAGCAACAATATCTCCTAGACCAAAGATTGCAGTACATAAATTTAGCTCATGTGATGGTTGTCAGTTAGCTTTACTAAATGATGCTGGTTCAGTATTGGTTTTATCACAAATGGTTGATATCGTGCATTTTGCAGAGGCGGGACCTCTAGATGAATTTGCAGACGTTGATATAGCATTTATTGAAGGTAGTGTTAATACAAAGCATGACATTCATCGCCTAGAAAAAATTAGAGAGAAATCTAAATATTTGGTTTGTATAGGTGCTTGTGCTTTAACAGGCGGTGTTCAGTCTCTAAGAAACTATACTGACGCAAAAGAGTTACTTAGATGGCAGCATGATGTTTATCCTCAAGCAACTCAAGTAATAATAGATGAAGATTTACCAACTGCGAAAGCTATCAAAGAATATGTTAACGTTGATTTTGAAATTTCAGGATGCCCAATTAATACGGCCCAAATTTTAAAAGCAATTAGACAATTGCTATTTGGCGTAGAGCCTGAAAAAGTGGTCGATCCTGTTTGTACTACTTGTAAACATGCAGGTGTTGCTTGTGTGATGGTTACAAAAGGTGAGCCTTGTCTTGGACCTGTAACAGCAGATGGCTGTGATGCAATTTGTCCTAAACTTGGTAGAGCATGTTATGGTTGTTATGGAACTTCTAAGTATGGAAACCTTAAAGCTATGACTAGTAAGTTAAAAGAACTAGGTTTATCAGATAAGCAAATTCAAGATAAATACAGATTTATAAATAGCCAAGCTGAGCTATTTAAAGGAGTATAG
- a CDS encoding 4Fe-4S dicluster domain-containing protein: MSHYYFLAHEKLDDLIDYFNKQGYQVKAPAVRDDAIVYDDIDSAKELPWGYVDEQSPAHYKVSKTDRKEAFAWSVPVQSVKPMLFEEKEPLWKVTRDDSGKLAFKQCLSNKKYAVLGVRPCDLRAIEIQDRVFIENAYQDVRYKARREEMFIVAANCTTAHSNCFCISLGDGPYADKGFDLAMTEVEGGFVVESGSDKGRDAVLNLQLLPATGAQTYKAEQRVKAVYSMQEKSIPPIATVEKALFEAHDHPQWDDVAERCLSCGSCTQACPTCFCHTEKEAPSLDGKESVHTREWDSCFGLDHSYTHGELYREEPKHRYRQWLTHKFSTWQEQFRTKGCVGCGRCITWCPVKIDVTEEINTICGGK, from the coding sequence ATGAGTCACTATTATTTTTTAGCACATGAGAAGCTAGATGATTTAATAGATTATTTTAATAAACAAGGGTATCAGGTGAAGGCGCCAGCTGTACGAGATGATGCTATTGTTTATGATGATATTGATAGCGCTAAAGAGCTGCCGTGGGGATATGTTGATGAACAATCACCTGCTCACTATAAGGTGAGTAAAACAGATAGAAAAGAGGCTTTTGCTTGGAGTGTGCCAGTACAATCAGTTAAGCCAATGCTTTTTGAAGAGAAAGAGCCTCTATGGAAAGTGACGCGTGATGATAGTGGAAAGTTAGCTTTTAAGCAGTGTTTGAGTAATAAAAAATATGCTGTATTAGGCGTAAGACCTTGTGACTTAAGAGCTATAGAAATTCAAGATAGAGTGTTTATAGAAAATGCTTATCAAGATGTGCGCTATAAAGCTAGAAGAGAAGAGATGTTTATAGTTGCTGCAAATTGTACAACAGCTCACAGTAACTGTTTTTGTATCTCTCTAGGCGATGGACCTTATGCAGATAAAGGTTTTGACTTGGCTATGACAGAAGTTGAGGGCGGTTTTGTTGTTGAGTCTGGCAGTGATAAAGGTAGGGATGCGGTTCTAAACTTACAGTTGTTACCAGCTACAGGAGCTCAGACTTATAAAGCAGAACAAAGGGTAAAAGCCGTATATTCAATGCAGGAAAAAAGTATTCCACCTATTGCTACAGTTGAAAAGGCTTTATTTGAAGCACATGATCATCCACAGTGGGATGATGTTGCAGAAAGATGTTTATCTTGTGGTAGTTGTACTCAGGCTTGTCCAACATGTTTCTGCCATACAGAAAAAGAAGCTCCGTCATTAGATGGTAAAGAAAGTGTACATACTAGAGAGTGGGATTCTTGCTTTGGTTTAGATCATAGTTATACTCATGGAGAGCTATATAGAGAAGAACCAAAGCATCGTTATCGCCAATGGCTAACGCATAAGTTCTCTACGTGGCAAGAACAGTTTAGAACAAAAGGATGTGTTGGTTGTGGTCGCTGTATAACTTGGTGTCCTGTCAAAATTGATGTGACTGAAGAAATTAACACTATCTGTGGAGGGAAATAA
- the hypE gene encoding hydrogenase expression/formation protein HypE, which yields MAVKLNFKSGVVDLSMGSGGRSTHKLIEQLMKKYFDNEYLGQSEDQAILPQINGKVAMTTDSYVITPYIFPGGNIGELAVNGTVNDLVVGGAKPLYISVGLILEEGLPLKDLKEIVISIAKAAENAGVFLVTGDTKVVEKGKGDGIFINTTGIGVVNENFVTREILAPGDKIIINGSIGDHGVAVMSKRPGLSFDCDVKSDTASLSDLIDSLYKNDCSIKAMRDPTRGGIGATLNEWADKYKIGINIQEESLPISEEVSSACELLGLDPLFIANEGKVLIACKSDQAEKILDCLKKHPLGSQAQIIATVEEANSQVVMTTAFGGRRRVDWLSGEQLPRIC from the coding sequence GTGGCTGTAAAGTTGAACTTTAAAAGTGGAGTTGTAGATCTATCAATGGGGTCTGGTGGGAGATCCACTCATAAATTGATAGAGCAGTTGATGAAAAAATATTTTGATAATGAGTATTTGGGTCAATCAGAAGATCAGGCTATTTTGCCGCAGATAAATGGTAAAGTTGCGATGACTACAGATAGTTATGTAATAACTCCATATATATTCCCTGGTGGTAATATAGGTGAGCTAGCTGTGAATGGAACTGTAAATGATTTGGTTGTTGGTGGAGCTAAGCCTTTATATATATCTGTTGGATTGATTTTAGAAGAGGGATTGCCTCTAAAAGATTTAAAAGAGATTGTTATATCTATAGCAAAAGCTGCAGAAAATGCTGGAGTATTTCTAGTAACAGGTGATACAAAAGTAGTCGAAAAAGGTAAGGGAGATGGGATTTTTATAAATACTACAGGTATAGGTGTGGTAAATGAGAATTTCGTTACTCGAGAAATATTGGCTCCTGGAGATAAAATAATTATAAATGGATCAATTGGCGATCATGGTGTGGCAGTGATGTCAAAAAGGCCGGGATTGAGCTTTGACTGTGATGTTAAAAGCGATACAGCTTCGCTAAGTGATCTTATAGATTCGTTATATAAAAATGACTGTAGTATAAAAGCTATGCGTGACCCTACACGCGGTGGGATTGGAGCTACACTAAATGAGTGGGCTGATAAATATAAGATTGGTATAAATATACAAGAAGAATCATTGCCTATTTCTGAAGAGGTAAGTTCAGCTTGTGAATTGTTGGGGTTAGATCCTCTATTTATCGCTAATGAGGGTAAAGTCTTGATTGCTTGTAAATCAGACCAAGCAGAGAAGATTTTAGATTGTCTTAAGAAGCACCCTTTGGGTAGTCAAGCACAAATTATAGCAACTGTTGAAGAGGCTAACTCTCAAGTGGTTATGACGACAGCTTTTGGTGGAAGAAGACGAGTGGATTGGTTAAGTGGCGAACAGCTACCTAGAATTTGTTAG
- the hypD gene encoding hydrogenase formation protein HypD has product MDYIKEFRDPKVAASLLAQIKAEVNPETNYNLMEFCGGHTHALHRYGIPGLLPKNIKMIHGPGCPVCVLPIARVDQAIFLASQEDVIFCSYADMLRVPGSHQDSLIKAKARGADIRMIYSVEDALKLAEENKTKKVIFFAIGFETTTPPTVVAIDMAIKKNLDNFYIFCNHVLTPVAMEAILTEEVKIDGFIGPSHVSVVIGSNAYHKVAKQYNKPIVIAGFEPLDVLQSILMLVKMINKNETGVENQYTRAVVPDGNVLAQDLISKYLQVRKDFEWRGLGSIANSAMELKPEFSRFDAEVAFDIPKVEGLEHKECACPDIIRGLKEPKDCKLFGVVCTPEQPMGACMVSSEGACAAHYQYGG; this is encoded by the coding sequence ATGGATTATATTAAAGAGTTTCGAGATCCTAAAGTTGCTGCAAGTTTATTGGCACAAATAAAAGCAGAGGTTAATCCAGAAACTAATTATAATCTTATGGAATTCTGTGGTGGGCATACTCATGCTCTACACCGTTATGGAATACCTGGTTTATTACCAAAAAATATAAAAATGATACATGGACCTGGTTGCCCAGTTTGTGTATTACCTATCGCAAGAGTCGATCAAGCAATATTCTTAGCTAGCCAAGAGGATGTTATATTTTGTAGCTATGCTGATATGCTAAGAGTTCCAGGAAGTCATCAAGATAGTTTGATAAAGGCCAAAGCAAGAGGCGCTGATATCAGAATGATTTATTCTGTAGAAGATGCTTTAAAATTAGCAGAAGAAAATAAAACCAAGAAAGTGATATTTTTTGCTATTGGCTTTGAAACCACAACCCCGCCAACTGTCGTGGCAATAGATATGGCTATTAAGAAAAATTTAGATAATTTTTATATATTTTGTAACCATGTATTAACTCCTGTTGCGATGGAAGCAATCCTAACAGAAGAAGTCAAAATTGATGGTTTTATAGGGCCGTCTCATGTGAGTGTTGTCATAGGAAGTAATGCCTATCATAAGGTAGCTAAGCAATATAATAAGCCAATAGTTATAGCAGGTTTTGAGCCTCTTGATGTTTTACAATCAATCTTAATGCTTGTGAAAATGATTAATAAAAATGAGACAGGTGTTGAAAACCAATATACAAGAGCAGTTGTTCCTGATGGGAATGTATTGGCCCAAGATTTGATATCTAAATATTTACAAGTCAGAAAAGATTTTGAATGGCGAGGTTTGGGTAGTATTGCTAATAGTGCTATGGAGCTAAAGCCTGAATTTTCTAGATTTGATGCAGAGGTTGCATTTGATATTCCTAAGGTTGAGGGGCTAGAGCATAAAGAGTGTGCTTGTCCAGATATTATCAGAGGCTTAAAAGAGCCAAAAGATTGTAAACTATTTGGTGTGGTTTGTACCCCAGAGCAGCCTATGGGAGCTTGTATGGTGTCATCAGAGGGTGCTTGTGCAGCACATTATCAATATGGAGGATAG